The Carassius gibelio isolate Cgi1373 ecotype wild population from Czech Republic chromosome B11, carGib1.2-hapl.c, whole genome shotgun sequence genomic sequence catcATAACTAGTCTGAGCCTTTAACTCTAGGCGTTTATCTTCAGCTACAGCGGTTCTGTCTTATTGCAAACATGGGCAACTATTTCACTATGATTTTCTATCGTTCCTGTCCGAAAAGGCAGATTAAGTTGCTTATGGGTAAGTCATTTTTTCCCCTCGTAACTCTGAATTGAACGTCTTATAGTTTGGCTACTGTTTATGTCactttatgttatgttatgtgctTAAATAATTGTAATGACCATAAAGCAAAGACCATGAGCATATGAATAAACTGATATAGCGTATATATGAAATTtttcattgtgaaataaatggaAATTCGTCTTCTCCCAGTTGGTCTGGATGCAGCAGGGAAAACAACAGTGCTCTACAAACTCAAACTCGGTGAAGTTGTCACAACTATTCCAACTATTGGTAagacagttttagttattttgtcatgtttaaaTGCCTTAAATGGATTTATTGGTGGCTTTAttgaatattataatttttctctTTAGGTTTTAATATTGAAACAGTTGAATATAAAAACATCTCCTTCGCTGTGTGGGATGTTGGCGGTCAGAGCAAAATCAGAGGACTTTGGAAATATTATTATCAGTACACTGAGGTACAATACAAACACACCTGTATGCATTATGATTTTGCGGttatattatttttgaaaatgccaTTTTAATGGCGTGaacaaagtgtgtgtttgtgtgattcagGGCCTGATCTTTGTGGTGGACAGCAGTGATCATGACCGGATTGAAACAGCAGCAGAGGAACTAAACGCGATGCTGGCGGAGAACGAGATGAGGGACGCGGTTCTGTTAGTTCTTGCTAACAAACAGGATTTACCCAAAGCCATGCCGGTCCACGAGCTGACAGACAGACTGAGTTTACACGCACTGAGAGGAcgacaggtgaacacacacactctgtttgaCACGTGATGCGTGATGTCAGTGTGTTTCAGTGAAattaacctctctctctctctctctctctctctctctcagtggttTGTTCAGGCTACATGTGCGGTTCAAGGGTCCGGTTTATATGAAGGACTGGATTGGCTCTCAGATCAACTGTCCAGACGATAAAACACTGCTGCGTTCAAACTACTTGAAGAAAGGACACTACATCAACGGAATGTAGCCTATAGTCTAGGCCTATTTTTGTCTCAGATGTATGCTTGCCTTCATTATGTGCCTTTTTAAATTCACCAGATTGTCTGTGAATTTATAAATTATGCATTACTACTGTGCTGtctactattattttatttatctattactGTATTTAATGTCCTGTTAATTTAATGCTACAAAAGACTTGCTGTTATATGTCACATTTGACTTATTTTAACAGAGGTTTTTTTGTATTTGGGCTTTGGAAGAACAAACTGATGTCTGCCTGAAATATATGTATCCGTGCCTTTGAGATATCTCCAATgaattatgcatatttatttacagtagtgGGTTTATGTGTCATTTAATAAATATCACAAATAGAAAAAATGTGTGAGAAATAGTGTTTTGCATAATTATGgtactagatagatagatagatagatagatagatagatagatagatagatatcaatCTGTACAAGCAAATAACTCCAATAAATgatgcattaatttgaaaaaaaattatgtatttgtattgtaGTATGTTACTGTTTCATTTTCAATAACTATAATCATATTTGAAAACTGGATTACATTTTtgagaaatgtattaaatataattgttttcatttagttGTTCATCTGAAGTGACTTTACAGTAACAACCAAGGCAACCTAATGCCTTCTTAtgatacataaattaattaattttaagtaaaaaaaacattgaaaaagaacTTAAACAtagaattaataatttttattatttttaaatgtattactggTGCACtgtcacatttttttaaagttaaataatgttaaaaaaaagaagaaaagtacaaaaaaaaaagaaaaaagtcaccaTATGCAATATTTCTTTACATACATGTTATGCGTTCATGTATGTTTACGTTTCAGTCTGTATGAACATTTTCAACTTAAAAGCTCACACTTATTACTTAAATAATGAAGAAAGGTGATGTGTTTGAAGTTGTCGGCTCTTCATCATGTTTCGTGATGTGGCACCGGTGGTGACGTCATTTCGACCGCGTTGGAGCTAAAGTGTGACGTGGTCCAGAAAAAGTAGCACTCAAGCTGTTggtcaaaactcactttcagctGGACAGAAAGAAGAAAGAGTGAAAGAAATCCAAAGAAAGAGTGATTCTGACTCCGCTGCCGTGAGCTGGAGTTTGATATTTAACGGAGGTTGATCTGAAGCGCCGAGAGCTGCTGTGCTAAAGCGCTAGCTCTTAGTCGAACACTTCTCGAATAAGTTTGACTTTTacactttttcttcttctttgagcCGCTTTAAACATGGGTTTGACCATTTCAAGCGTCTTTTCTCGCTTGTTTGGGAAAAAGCAGATGAGAATTCTCATGGGTGAGTATGAAGTTGCTTGTTGTTGTGAATTAGCTTTGATAAACGGctattttgttgtcattttacaCTAAATTATGTTTTCTATAAAAATCATGTATGAATGCTCTTATGATCTATAGATGTAAACATGAATTCAGATTGTTCAGAAGTCAGTAAAGCAGTCGCTTGTCGTTGTAGAGAGTTGTAGTCTTTGTTTCCCATGAAATAGGAAGGTATTTATGCAAAGTAAAGTTTTCCAGTGTGTTTGACTTGATTTGATTCCTGTTCTTCTTCAGTTGGTCTGGATGCAGCAGGGAAAACCACAATCCTCTACAAACTCAAACTGGGAGAAATAGTCACAACTATTCCAACAATAGGTAAGGGATACGAGATATTGAAAGGGCTCCACCAACGCTGGTGTCCCTCAGGGATGTGTTTTCTCCCCATTGCTCTTTTTGTCTCTCAATTTTGTCTTCTTCTTacaagaattgtgagatgtatttttttttgtttattttttattttgtggcacAATCATACCAAATGCATtgtttttcctcagaattgcttaaaaaaaaaaatcacaattatatatttttattgatggaaacaaaaacagaattgtgagatattaacttAAACTTGTGAGGGAAAAAAGCCAGAATTTTGGAAACATACAATATTacatatcacaaaaaaatataaaaactccaTAGATTTTAGGTTAAAGtaagtatatttttaatggaCGGATATtttcacaaacacatttttgagtttaaaataaaacatttaccttaaaaaaatgtagcattaagaaaatgaagcatttatttagttattttcatgACTTGTATGTGCACCGGTTTTGTGAATTTATTGCATGAATTTTATCTTGAAATGTGCACAAGTGCAAGATCTGCAGCTCTTAAATGATATCGCACCCAACCCTGTGTGCTTCCGTTAGGCTTTAACGTCGAGACGGTGGAATACAAGAACATTTGCTTCACTGTGTGGGATGTGGGTGGCCAGGATAAGATCAGGCCTCTTTGGAGACACTACTTCCAGAATACCCAGGTAAACCGATGCATCACATCGCGTCAGGACTAAGATAGTCAAACAACAATGGAGTCGCAGCATTCCTGCAGGATGAAATGCTCATTGTGCCACGGCCGAACTGATTGAGTTTGATCATCCAGCCTTGTGAGCTGCTAGAAAAACAACTACGGGTGTGTGGTTCTAGTTTGGCTTAATGCCGTCGATGTGCTTCATATGAGGATGTTGGTGTTACTATTAGGATTAAGTTGAACTGGAACGGCCTTTACTAGAGTTTGATTTAGAGAACAGAACAGTTTCTCTTCTGTCCGTGCAGTTCTCTTTTGCTTTGCTGacattttttatatcaataaCCTCGTAAGAGAATATCTTACTTCTGCTTGCTCTTTATTTCCTGAATCGATTGCAAAGTAAGTGTTTACAGTGATCTTGAGGTCGTAGAAACTCAGACATtgatataaaataagaaatttgaGGCAGTCTTTGGCCTCAAAACAAAAACGTGTCAGGATAGTAAAACctcatttgtattcatttaaatgCCTAAAACATTATTATTCTGTGCAACCGATATTATAGTTtgcatgctgtaaaattaaatgggTCATTATTAAGTGAAGAATCAAATGTTTTAAGTGTTATAATAAGTGTGGTAATGAAGCAGGATAGATGCAGTTATTCCTAGTAAATGagagaatttaaaaacattttggtgaactatctttaaaaaaaaaaaaaaaaaaaaaaaaagtaaattgtggTATAAAATGTAGcatactcagaaaaaaaaatcttcctcttGTTTTCTAATAAAGATTTTGAAAactttcttaaatcaagatactttTATGCAAAATTAAgatatgaagtcttgttttcttgGAAATGAAACAAAATTGAGTTTATActtgcatttagtcatttagcaggggcttttatctaaagcgacttacaatgacgacaatggaagcaatcaaaaccaactaaagagcaatgatataccaatgtctcagttagcttaatgctgtacaaatagcaagggcttttaaataatataacaaataaaattaaaatagatagaatagaaaaagaataaagcaagcttgtgttagttttttttttgtttttgttaattgtataataaatgaaaagagaacaatacaaaaaaaagaacaaatatcaGAATTAAAAACtagtttttcctctttttttttttttttagactccatcagcagatatttgttctagaggtcgaccgatatatcgggccgatatttgtcattttttttattttttatatatcggcCAATATCCGTGTTTAGTTGAGCCGATTGAAAGTCAGGCTTCGctcacatatattatatatttaatacttggtcagtttattgatttgtttgattAACTTTagataaaaagattttattttaataatttgcagTGCACAAAATTTAGATTCAAGAGTCAGTTCAAGTCAGTGTTCAATAAATGATgttaagtttagaaatgttgtgcatccacttacaTTTTAGCATggaaatgaaggggaaaacttcaagatatcagCCCTAAATATCAGCAGCAcgtatcggccatcggctgaccctgacctctaaaaaTCGGCATCGgttatagaaaaacccatatcgttCAATCTctaatttgttcttgttttaatcattaaTCTTGATTAGTTAAAAAGAAATAAGACTTGCATAATTTAGCTTTTCAGTGTATTCTGATTTCAGAATCTCTAaacatttgcacactgaaaatcAAGACAAAAGTACTGAATTAGTATTAGAAGGTActgtaatattttagttcactCTGAATGTGACAAGTTGTGTTGTTTCTTCAGGGCCTGATCTTTGTCGTGGACAGTAACGATCGTGAGCGAGCACAGGAAGCAGCAGAAGAGCTTCAGAAGATGGTGAGGAAACGCTCTTCtgagattaaaaactgctcaggTTTTATCTGTGTGCCTGCACTGAGAGCAACAACACGAGTGAATACTAACAAAACACATCTTTTATTGTGCACAGTGGTCTATCTGAAGTATTTCTGTTTCAAAACGCCCTAAATGTCTGCTCATACTCTGTCTGCAACAGCTGCAGGAGGATGAACTGAGAGACGCCGTTCTacttgtttttgcaaataaacaagATCTACCAAACGCCATGGCCATCAGTGAGCTGACGGACAAACTCGGCCTGCAAACACTCAGGAGCAGAACTGTGAGTGATGCAATTATGTAtgcttaaagtgcaatattataaTAGTTTTGCATAATGATAagctccatttaaaaaaaaaaaaaaacacacagtaaTATTGTTTTTTGGTTATTAAGATGTATGCATAGATCTAGATGTGTACACAGACGTGTAAATTAATCATATCTTGGTCAGTATGTGCACCACTGGTCAAACATTTGgaataaatacagtttttaaaaatgttttggaaCATTGTGCTcacgaaggctgcatttatttaatccaaaatatagtaaaaaacgcaatattgtgaaatgttattacaatttgaaaatagcagttttttatgtgaatatatgttaagATATATTAAtgcagtcttcactgtcacatgatccttcagaaatcagtgtaatatgctgatttactgctcaattattagttattattggtgttctattaataataattggtgtttttaatctttttattgtTGAGAACCGTTTTGCTGATTATTAGGTTTTtgggaaactgatacatttatgatgaattgaaagttcaaaggaacagcatttatttgaaacaaatcttttgtaacactgtCAATGTTTTACTTCCACTTCTGAAcaatttaaagtgtttttgttgaattaattaattttcttgCGAATAGTTAGCAGCATTTTCACAATTTCCACATAAATTGATTACTAATGttttctgagcagcaaatcatattattctgatttctgaagatcatgtgacactgaagactggaggaatgatgctgaaaatagatTTGAacacaataaattatttattcaaatagtaaatttattttaagttttaataatattaaacaatttttttttttcttcaatgaaaTTAATGCAGTCTTGCtgtgcagaagagacttctttcaaaacatgttAAAAATTAGTGATATTTTCATTCACTTAAATGCACACTGTATCCATCTATTGGTAAAAATATATCTATCTTGTGCTTCTCATCAGTGGTATGTCCAGGCGACCTGTGCGACTCAAGGGACGGGTTTATACGAGGGATTAGACTGGCTTTCTGAGCAGCTCTCCAAACGCTAAACTGCACTTCCTGTCCAAGCAGGATGTGTGCTGTTCCAAAGAACATGATTAGCAGAGTTGATGCAGCACAGAAGCTGTCCATGTATCATTTTCAGTTGATCGCTACCAAAAATCAACATCAGCAGCAgtgcattttaacattttgttccttttttaGTTCATTGCACCTTTGACCTGGACTGACATTTCTCCCAGATTCATTCCACTTGATGTGTGTAGCCTTATAGTCTTCTGTAGATCTGACCACAGTATGAAAGATACTAGAATTGTTAAGAAGCTCTTGCAGGACATCTAGGTTCTTGTTACAGTAAGCATAAACATTCTGTTAATAATGATAActtttgtgtatttataaaaatgctCTATTTTTGCCCCTCAACTTGATTTAttccattattttcattataaacagCTCATTCCCAGGCGTTTGCATGCCGTACATCCAAGTAAATGTTCTCCGAGAAGCATGcatttaatgaataaaagattTTTCTTATAGTTGCACACTTCGAGACTGGGAATGCATTGATGTAAGCAATAGTTTTAATGCTTCTAACATGCTTGAGTTTATATTGATAACTATTCAGAtgtttgtgttgtaaataaaCAGCCTTTTCATGTACGTAATCACAGTTGCCTTAAACGTGCCGTGCTTTGAATGCACTCGCTCCTGATTTAGCATCTCTGGTGAGAACAACCCTGTGCAAATGTCCAAGACATAATCAAACCTTTTTATTCCCagcttttgaaaatattaaaactgaCCGGTGCTAGGAATCATCTAGCTGTTCCCTTTTTAAGAATGTATTAAAACATCATGAATAAAGAGTGAAGCTAAGTCTGAAATGCATCAGTTGTATGGGTGTGTATTAACTAAGGCTCACGAAAGAATTTCACTCatcatttaatgtcatttaagGGTCATGCATcattttttgagattttaagaGTTATACATACAGGTTGCACATTGCAGAAACTGATggtattcatgtttatttaagatatttcacccaaaaatgaaaatgtcctcaCACTCAGGTCATCCAGAATGTAgaggagtgtgtttcttcatcagatttggagaaaatagCATTGCATCATCTGTTTACCAATGgatgcactgcagtgaatgggtgccgtcagaatgagggtccAACGGTTTaaatttaacatgcatttatgatggatttgtttaaatCATGcagcttcacaag encodes the following:
- the LOC127968322 gene encoding ADP-ribosylation factor 4-like gives rise to the protein MGNYFTMIFYRSCPKRQIKLLMVGLDAAGKTTVLYKLKLGEVVTTIPTIGFNIETVEYKNISFAVWDVGGQSKIRGLWKYYYQYTEGLIFVVDSSDHDRIETAAEELNAMLAENEMRDAVLLVLANKQDLPKAMPVHELTDRLSLHALRGRQWFVQATCAVQGSGLYEGLDWLSDQLSRR
- the LOC127968325 gene encoding ADP-ribosylation factor 4, which encodes MGLTISSVFSRLFGKKQMRILMVGLDAAGKTTILYKLKLGEIVTTIPTIGFNVETVEYKNICFTVWDVGGQDKIRPLWRHYFQNTQGLIFVVDSNDRERAQEAAEELQKMLQEDELRDAVLLVFANKQDLPNAMAISELTDKLGLQTLRSRTWYVQATCATQGTGLYEGLDWLSEQLSKR